A portion of the Tachypleus tridentatus isolate NWPU-2018 unplaced genomic scaffold, ASM421037v1 Hic_cluster_1, whole genome shotgun sequence genome contains these proteins:
- the LOC143241635 gene encoding uncharacterized protein LOC143241635 isoform X2, whose product MVLKVIVFLSMVALGASFGTYVANPLYYNFLPYSYHRHLGVPLSAPAPEAPVAVEEPSPFSFAYTAEGEGGFSSRAESEGTTGDVSGSYSFNIPDGRQRHVSYNAGTSGFTATVKSNEQGIVAGENPADVQILALGLGAPAPSGPAAPAAPSLGLRTPFNFMYNAAEIGGASSRSETGDISGNVVGSYSVEDPDGRRRKVDYTAGTGGFKAKIHSNEPGVEPGSNPADVDISGYAGLPMIPAGGPAGAPVGVPAGAGIGGGPAQPFNFMYNAAEIGGASSRSESGDISGNVVGSYSVEDPDGRRRKVDYTAGTGGFKAKIHSNEPGVEPGSNPADVDISGYAGLPMIPAGGPAVVAPVAGVPAAGAPVGGPFDFMYTAPAGGGSSSRSESGEGGRKVTGSYSVEHPSGQKRLVDYSAGDLGFTATIKSNEQGVKPGDDPASVSILSLPGVPAAPAAAPAPVAEPSPFSFMYTAEGGDGTSSRSESGTVGGEITGSYSLTIGDGRKRVVDYSAGPGGFRPNIHSNEQGVSPGDNPADTTIIGLPGGAPVGPVGGYAVSHVPGAVAAPVPVAGPVGTVSSYAVSHAPGAIAGPVPVAGAVGTVSSYAVSHAPGAIAGPVPVAGAVGTVSSYAVSHAPGAIAGPVSVAGPVGAVSSYSVVHAPGAVAAPVLADAPVAAGDLSPGAVSARDLFEAAKYAPVSLSKIGGSTWSR is encoded by the exons ATGGTTCTCAAA gttattgtgtttctttctaTGGTGGCGCTTGGCGCCAGTTTCGGAACTTATGTAGCCAATCCTCTCTACTATAACTTCTTGCCATACTCTTACCACAGACATTTGGGTGTTCCACTTTCTGCTCCTGCCCCAGAGGCTCCCGTAGCTGTTGAAGAg cCTAGTCCATTTTCCTTTGCATACACTGCTGAGGGGGAAGGTGGGTTCAGTTCCAGGGCAGAATCTGAAGGAACGACTGGAGATGTTAGTGGATCGTACAGTTTCAACATCCCAGACGGACGTCAGCGCCATGTTAGCTACAATGCTGGAACTTCTGGTTTCACAGCAACAGTGAAATCCAACGAACAAGGAATCGTAGCCGGAGAAAATCCTGCAGACGTACAAATCTTAGCTCTAGGACTGGGCGCACCAGCGCCATCTGGACCTGCTGCTCCTGCAGCGCCCTCTCTTGGCTTA CGTACACCCTTCAACTTCATGTACAATGCTGCTGAAATAGGAGGAGCCAGCTCCAGATCAGAAACTGGAGACATTTCCGGAAACGTGGTGGGTTCATACAGTGTGGAAGACCCTGATGGTCGTCGCAGGAAGGTGGACTACACTGCTGGAACTGGTGGATTCAAAGCAAAAATTCATAGTAACGAACCTGGTGTCGAACCTGGTAGTAACCCTGCTGATGTAGACATTAGTGGTTATGCAGGACTTCCCATGATTCCTGCTGGTGGCCCTGCTGGTGCTCCTGTTGGTGTCCCAGCTGGTGCAGGCATAGGAGGTGGACCA GCCCAACCTTTCAACTTCATGTACAATGCTGCTGAAATAGGAGGAGCCAGCTCTAGATCAGAAAGTGGAGACATTTCCGGAAACGTGGTGGGTTCATACAGCGTGGAGGACCCTGATGGTCGTCGCAGGAAGGTGGACTACACTGCTGGAACTGGTGGATTCAAAGCAAAAATTCATAGTAACGAACCTGGTGTCGAACCTGGTAGTAACCCTGCTGATGTAGACATTAGTGGTTATGCAGGACTTCCCATGATTCCTGCTGGTGGCCCTGCTGTTGTTGCCCCTGTTGCCGGTGTCCCTGCTGCTGGTGCTCCTGTAGGG ggcCCTTTTGACTTTATGTACACCGCTCCAGCTGGTGGTGGATCCAGTTCCAGGTCCGAGAGTGGAGAAGGTGGAAGAAAAGTGACTGGTTCCTACAGTGTGGAACACCCAAGTGGACAGAAGAGACTCGTCGACTACTCAGCTGGAGATTTAGGCTTTACTGCAACAATCAAGAGTAACGAACAGGGAGTAAAACCCGGTGATGACCCAGCTAGTGTTTCTATCTTATCCTTACCAGGGGTTCCTGCTGCTCCAGCTGCTGCTCCTGCTCCCGTTGCAGAA CCCAGTCCCTTCTCTTTCATGTACACAGCAGAAGGTGGTGATGGCACCAGCTCTCGTTCTGAAAGTGGAACCGTGGGTGGTGAAATCACTGGTAGCTATTCCTTAACGATCGGAGATGGACGAAAGAGAGTAGTGGACTATTCTGCTGGTCCTGGTGGCTTCAGACCCAACATCCATTCTAATGAACAAGGGGTTAGTCCGGGCGACAATCCTGCTGATACCACTATAATAGGTTTGCCAGGTGGCGCTCCAGTAGGTCCTGTTGGAGGCTATGCCGTTTCACATGTCCCTGGTGCTGTTGCTGCCCCCGTCCCCGTTGCTGGTCCAGTAGGTACAGTAAGTAGCTATGCCGTTTCACATGCCCCTGGTGCTATCGCTGGCCCAGTTCCTGTCGCTGGTGCAGTAGGTACAGTGAGTAGCTATGCCGTTTCACATGCCCCTGGTGCTATCGCTGGCCCAGTTCCTGTCGCTGGTGCAGTAGGTACAGTGAGTAGCTATGCCGTTTCACATGCCCCTGGTGCTATCGCTGGCCCAGTTTCTGTTGCTGGTCCAGTTGGTGCAGTAAGCAGCTATTCTGTTGTACATGCCCCTGGTGCTGTCGCTGCCCCCGTTCTTGCCGATGCCCCTGTGGCTGCGGGTGATTTATCTCCTGGGGCTGTTTCTGCCAGAGACCTCTTTGAGGCTGCCAAATACGCACCTGTTTCTCTTTCGAAAATAGGCGGTAGTACATGGTCTCGTTAA
- the LOC143241635 gene encoding uncharacterized protein LOC143241635 isoform X1, which translates to MVLKVIVFLSMVALGASFGTYVANPLYYNFLPYSYHRHLGVPLSAPAPEAPVAVEEPSPFSFAYTAEGEGGFSSRAESEGTTGDVSGSYSFNIPDGRQRHVSYNAGTSGFTATVKSNEQGIVAGENPADVQILALGLGAPAPSGPAAPAAPSLGLASPYSLTYSAVSGGGSHGRTEGGDTSGSVVGSYSVTHEGGSRRKVDYTAGGAGFKATVYTNEQGTIPGEDPADVSILGLAGGAVEPSLAAGGGFEPSGGARTPFNFMYNAAEIGGASSRSETGDISGNVVGSYSVEDPDGRRRKVDYTAGTGGFKAKIHSNEPGVEPGSNPADVDISGYAGLPMIPAGGPAGAPVGVPAGAGIGGGPAQPFNFMYNAAEIGGASSRSESGDISGNVVGSYSVEDPDGRRRKVDYTAGTGGFKAKIHSNEPGVEPGSNPADVDISGYAGLPMIPAGGPAVVAPVAGVPAAGAPVGGPFDFMYTAPAGGGSSSRSESGEGGRKVTGSYSVEHPSGQKRLVDYSAGDLGFTATIKSNEQGVKPGDDPASVSILSLPGVPAAPAAAPAPVAEPSPFSFMYTAEGGDGTSSRSESGTVGGEITGSYSLTIGDGRKRVVDYSAGPGGFRPNIHSNEQGVSPGDNPADTTIIGLPGGAPVGPVGGYAVSHVPGAVAAPVPVAGPVGTVSSYAVSHAPGAIAGPVPVAGAVGTVSSYAVSHAPGAIAGPVPVAGAVGTVSSYAVSHAPGAIAGPVSVAGPVGAVSSYSVVHAPGAVAAPVLADAPVAAGDLSPGAVSARDLFEAAKYAPVSLSKIGGSTWSR; encoded by the exons ATGGTTCTCAAA gttattgtgtttctttctaTGGTGGCGCTTGGCGCCAGTTTCGGAACTTATGTAGCCAATCCTCTCTACTATAACTTCTTGCCATACTCTTACCACAGACATTTGGGTGTTCCACTTTCTGCTCCTGCCCCAGAGGCTCCCGTAGCTGTTGAAGAg cCTAGTCCATTTTCCTTTGCATACACTGCTGAGGGGGAAGGTGGGTTCAGTTCCAGGGCAGAATCTGAAGGAACGACTGGAGATGTTAGTGGATCGTACAGTTTCAACATCCCAGACGGACGTCAGCGCCATGTTAGCTACAATGCTGGAACTTCTGGTTTCACAGCAACAGTGAAATCCAACGAACAAGGAATCGTAGCCGGAGAAAATCCTGCAGACGTACAAATCTTAGCTCTAGGACTGGGCGCACCAGCGCCATCTGGACCTGCTGCTCCTGCAGCGCCCTCTCTTGGCTTA GCTAGCCCATATTCGTTAACGTACTCCGCTGTTTCTGGAGGAGGGTCACATGGTCGTACTGAAGGTGGTGATACCTCCGGTTCCGTTGTGGGTTCTTACAGTGTGACCCATGAAGGTGGAAGCCGAAGAAAGGTCGACTATACCGCTGGAGGTGCAGGATTTAAAGCCACCGTCTACACCAACGAACAAGGAACGATTCCAGGTGAAGATCCCGCCGACGTTTCTATTCTTGGACTTGCAGGTGGCGCTGTTGAGCCTTCTCTTGCTGCAGGTGGCGGTTTCGAACCTTCTGGAGGAGCA CGTACACCCTTCAACTTCATGTACAATGCTGCTGAAATAGGAGGAGCCAGCTCCAGATCAGAAACTGGAGACATTTCCGGAAACGTGGTGGGTTCATACAGTGTGGAAGACCCTGATGGTCGTCGCAGGAAGGTGGACTACACTGCTGGAACTGGTGGATTCAAAGCAAAAATTCATAGTAACGAACCTGGTGTCGAACCTGGTAGTAACCCTGCTGATGTAGACATTAGTGGTTATGCAGGACTTCCCATGATTCCTGCTGGTGGCCCTGCTGGTGCTCCTGTTGGTGTCCCAGCTGGTGCAGGCATAGGAGGTGGACCA GCCCAACCTTTCAACTTCATGTACAATGCTGCTGAAATAGGAGGAGCCAGCTCTAGATCAGAAAGTGGAGACATTTCCGGAAACGTGGTGGGTTCATACAGCGTGGAGGACCCTGATGGTCGTCGCAGGAAGGTGGACTACACTGCTGGAACTGGTGGATTCAAAGCAAAAATTCATAGTAACGAACCTGGTGTCGAACCTGGTAGTAACCCTGCTGATGTAGACATTAGTGGTTATGCAGGACTTCCCATGATTCCTGCTGGTGGCCCTGCTGTTGTTGCCCCTGTTGCCGGTGTCCCTGCTGCTGGTGCTCCTGTAGGG ggcCCTTTTGACTTTATGTACACCGCTCCAGCTGGTGGTGGATCCAGTTCCAGGTCCGAGAGTGGAGAAGGTGGAAGAAAAGTGACTGGTTCCTACAGTGTGGAACACCCAAGTGGACAGAAGAGACTCGTCGACTACTCAGCTGGAGATTTAGGCTTTACTGCAACAATCAAGAGTAACGAACAGGGAGTAAAACCCGGTGATGACCCAGCTAGTGTTTCTATCTTATCCTTACCAGGGGTTCCTGCTGCTCCAGCTGCTGCTCCTGCTCCCGTTGCAGAA CCCAGTCCCTTCTCTTTCATGTACACAGCAGAAGGTGGTGATGGCACCAGCTCTCGTTCTGAAAGTGGAACCGTGGGTGGTGAAATCACTGGTAGCTATTCCTTAACGATCGGAGATGGACGAAAGAGAGTAGTGGACTATTCTGCTGGTCCTGGTGGCTTCAGACCCAACATCCATTCTAATGAACAAGGGGTTAGTCCGGGCGACAATCCTGCTGATACCACTATAATAGGTTTGCCAGGTGGCGCTCCAGTAGGTCCTGTTGGAGGCTATGCCGTTTCACATGTCCCTGGTGCTGTTGCTGCCCCCGTCCCCGTTGCTGGTCCAGTAGGTACAGTAAGTAGCTATGCCGTTTCACATGCCCCTGGTGCTATCGCTGGCCCAGTTCCTGTCGCTGGTGCAGTAGGTACAGTGAGTAGCTATGCCGTTTCACATGCCCCTGGTGCTATCGCTGGCCCAGTTCCTGTCGCTGGTGCAGTAGGTACAGTGAGTAGCTATGCCGTTTCACATGCCCCTGGTGCTATCGCTGGCCCAGTTTCTGTTGCTGGTCCAGTTGGTGCAGTAAGCAGCTATTCTGTTGTACATGCCCCTGGTGCTGTCGCTGCCCCCGTTCTTGCCGATGCCCCTGTGGCTGCGGGTGATTTATCTCCTGGGGCTGTTTCTGCCAGAGACCTCTTTGAGGCTGCCAAATACGCACCTGTTTCTCTTTCGAAAATAGGCGGTAGTACATGGTCTCGTTAA
- the LOC143241801 gene encoding uncharacterized protein LOC143241801 gives MYTAEGGDGTSSRSESGTVGGEITGSYSLTIGDGRKRVVDYSAGPGGFRPNIHSNEQGVSPGDNPADTTIIGLPGGAPVGPVGGYAVSHVPGAVAAPVPVAGPVGTVSSYAVSHAPGAIAGPVPVAGAVGTVSSYAVSHAPGAIAGPVPVAGAVGTVSSYAVSHAPGAIAGPVSVAGPVGAVSSYSVVHAPGAVAAPVLADAPVAAGDLSPGAVSARDLFEAAKYAPVSLSKIGGSTWSR, from the coding sequence ATGTACACAGCAGAAGGTGGTGATGGCACCAGCTCTCGTTCTGAAAGTGGAACCGTGGGTGGTGAAATCACTGGTAGCTATTCCTTAACGATCGGAGATGGACGAAAGAGAGTAGTGGACTATTCTGCTGGTCCTGGTGGCTTCAGACCCAACATCCATTCTAATGAACAAGGGGTTAGTCCGGGCGACAATCCTGCTGATACCACTATAATAGGTTTGCCAGGTGGCGCTCCAGTAGGTCCTGTTGGAGGCTATGCCGTTTCACATGTCCCTGGTGCTGTTGCTGCCCCCGTCCCCGTTGCTGGTCCAGTAGGTACAGTAAGTAGCTATGCCGTTTCACATGCCCCTGGTGCTATCGCTGGCCCAGTTCCTGTCGCTGGTGCAGTAGGTACAGTGAGTAGCTATGCCGTTTCACATGCCCCTGGTGCTATCGCTGGCCCAGTTCCTGTCGCTGGTGCAGTAGGTACAGTGAGTAGCTATGCCGTTTCACATGCCCCTGGTGCTATCGCTGGCCCAGTTTCTGTTGCTGGTCCAGTTGGTGCAGTAAGCAGCTATTCTGTTGTACATGCCCCTGGTGCTGTCGCTGCCCCCGTTCTTGCCGATGCCCCTGTGGCTGCGGGTGATTTATCTCCTGGGGCTGTTTCTGCCAGAGACCTCTTTGAGGCTGCCAAATACGCACCTGTTTCTCTTTCGAAAATAGGCGGTAGTACATGGTCTCGTTAA